The sequence AACACATTACCAAAAGCTTCACTAAGGCTAGGCAAAACCAAAATCTCAGCCCTTTGATAGAGAGTCTCAACGCTCTTAATATGACCTAAAAATTCAATATTTAAATTTAAATTTTTAGCTAAATTTTCTAAATTTTGTCTTTGAGACCCCTCGCCTGCAATAGCGATTTTATAATCTTTTAACAAATTTTTATCTACAAGAGCTAAAGCGTTTAGATATAGCTCATAGCCTTTTACTGCTTCAAGCCTACCAACACTTAAAATAAGTTTATCTTTTTTAGCTAAATTAACACCTAAATTTGATGAAATTTTAGCTAAGTTTTCAACCATAAATAGCGGATTATATATTATTTCACAATGCTTAACAAAACTGTAATAATCTTTATCTCTTTTACTTAAAACCACTAATGCATCGCAAAATCTATAACTAAAATTTCTAATTTTTCGCCAAATTTGCGAACTTAGTAAATCATAGCTCACATGTTCAGTAGCTATAATTTTTTTTCCCATAAATGCTGTGGCAATTAGCACATTTATATTAGTTTGATCCATAAAAGTGATTATAATATCAGGTTTTGCACTCTTTATATAGGATCTAATTTTTAAAAATTTACTAAATTTGCTTAACCAGCCTTTTTGATTATAAATATCTAAATGAGTAAGCTTACCACTAATTTTATAGTGGTTTTGATTCTCTTCAAAGTAGATGGTCTCAATCTCATAATTTTTACTTAACTCATGGCTTAAAAGCTCTACTACACGCTCAGCTCCACCATTTCTAAGTGCAGAAATTACTAACATAATTTTCATTTTAATACTCTATTTATAAGATTTAACCACTCTTGAGTGATATTTTGAGGCATAAAACTAGCTCTATTTTTATAGCCATTTTGAGCAATTTTAGCTCTTAAATTCTCATCTTGTATAGCCAAGTTTAGCTTTTTAGCTAGACTTTGTGGGGTAAAATCGCTACTTATTAGCCCATTTTTACCATCTTCTATTAATTCGCATGCGCCAACTGTAGGGGTAGCAATTCTAGCAACCTTATAAAAGCACGCCTCAATTAATACATTTCCTAACCCTTCGCTTCTTGAGCTTGAAACTATAATTTTAGCTCGCTTATAATAGCTTGATATATCGCTTACGCTTCCTTTGAATTTAACTCTATCGCTTTTAAACTCGCTTTTAAATTTTTCAAACTCACTTCCATCTCCACAAATCTCCACACTAAAATCCCCAATATTGCAAAATTTAAGTGAATTTAAAAATATATCGCACCCTTTTACACTCTCAAGTCTACCAACAAAAATTATTAAATTTTCTTTTTTACTTTCATCAAAATCAGCACCAACCTCTCCAAAAAATGGATTATAAATCACCGCACGATTTTTGACATATTTATAATATTCATAATCGTTTTTGCTTAAAAGTGATAAAGCATCACAAAATGGATATAGTAATCTTTTAGCCACTCTCCACTTTAAAGATAAAAAGCTATGTTCGCTATGTTCTGATATTATTAGCCTCTGTTTTAAGCCTAAATTTGCTATTAAACATAATAAATTTGTACTATCCATAAAGCTAATGATAAGATCAAACTCACCACTTTTAAAAATCTTACGCAATACAAAAATCTTGCTAATTACTCTTTTGAGATTACCTAAAATACCGCTATTTTGTAAGCTTAAGCTTACTACACGCACTTGCTCATCAATCTCATAAAATGGCGCCTTGCTATCAAATTTAAAAATAGTTATTTCATGCTTAGAACTTAAATTATTTGCTAAAATACTTAGCACCCGTTCTGCTCCGCCAAATCCAAGCGTAGAAATCACAAATCCAATCTTCAAAAACGCCCCCTAATTTTAGCTATAAATATCGCCCTTTGTGCCAAATTAAATATCATAACAAACCCTACTAAATAACCAAGCCCGCTCATCAAAGTACAACAGAGTAAAAACTCCAGCCAATTAGTTACACTTAACATATTTGAAATAGGATAAATTATTCCAGTAATTAAAGCAAAAACAGCAAGACATTTTATATAGATTGGATAAAATGTACTTAGTTTTAACCCCAAATTTGCCCCAGCATTTGCAATATCAAACAGACTAATCTTAAGCGTAATTCCAATGGTTATTACAATTGCTATCTCTTTGAGTCCAAACTCAAAAAAACTAAGCCCAATAAGCTGTATACAAAATACGCAAACAGCCATAAATAGCGTTACAAGTGCTGGTTTTTTAAGTTTATCAGTGATCAAATTTATACTAATTAATGGACGTGAACTAGCAAAAATAATAGATGGTACAAGCGAAATTAAAACTAACTCATAAATAAATTCAATCTCCTCTTTGCTCTTAAATGGCAGCCAAAGTGTATAAAACTCATCAGCTAAAATCCCAAAAGTCGCAATCAATGGAAGCGAGACAAAGCTTACACTCTTAATAGCTAAAATAACCTCATCTTTAAGAGGCTTAGCGCCTGCATGCAAGGCAACCAGCCGTGGATTCCACGCTACTGCAGTAGTAACTACAAAACTCTCAATAATCATAGTAACTGAGCGAGAAAGCGCTAGTATCCCCATACTAAATGCACTAATAAAAATATTAACCAAAAGCAAGCTAGCACCACTAATAAGCACTTGACTAAGCATATTTAAGCTATTAAAAAGCCCACTTCTAGCTAAAACATAGACAAATTTTGTTCTAAAAAGCTTGGAATTAAAGTGTAAATTTAGCCCAAATTTATGATTTAAAAATAGAGCACTAAAAAATACAAAAATTGAGGATATTAAAGCTGCAATTGCTGTGTAGTAAATCATAGCCTCAAACGCCCAAAATAACCCTAACACGCACCCAGCATAAATAGCAGTGGATATAGCATTGCGAATAGAGATTAAATACATCTGGTTTTTAATAAATGCATGCACGCTAAAAAGTGCATTAAATAGCCCAATACTAAAGTTGATAAAATATATTGCCATTGTAGCTCTTACATCGCTTAAAAGAGCCTGTGATATATTTATTATTGATTGAATTTTAACCAAAAACACAAACGAAACTAGCGCAACGATAAGACTAAAAATCAGATTAGCTACAATCACTGAACTATAAAATTTGCTAGCCCTAGCAAAATTGCCTTTATGATAGCTAGAGGCAATAAATCTACTAGCTACAGAGTTAATCACAAGTGTTAAGATAAATCCATAATTTACCAGCGAATTAGCAAGTGCTAAAAATCCATAAGCTTCATCGCCTAAAACACGCAAAATATATGGAGTAAGAAAAAAATTAATAGCTGTTTGTAGAGCAAAAACAATAATAGTTGTAAGCAAATTTAGATACATAACGGGCTATTTTTCCTTGAATATTTGGATAGATTTAGGTTGAATTCTAACTAAATTTAAATAATTCTTTGCTTTAATCAAAAATTATTAAAGTTAATAAATCTAAATTTAATATAAAAAATGTTAAATTTAGCACAAAAAATTTAAAAAACAAGCCCATATTTTGCCTAACTTTAAAAATAAATTTTGCAAATTTTTACTAAAATTTAGTCTTAAATTTAAGCCAAATTTGGGTAGCATTACGAATTCTAAAATTATCAAGGACAGTCTTATGGATTATTTGGAACTAGCTCATAAGTATCAAACACCGCTTTATGTGTATGATTTTGATCATATTACTACTCAATATGAGAGATTAAAAAAGGAATTTAATGCTAGAAAGTCACTTATTTGCTACGCTGTAAAAGCCAATTCAAATTTAAGCCTTTTAAAGCATATTGCCGCTCTTGGCAGTGGATTTGATTGTGTGAGTATAGGCGAAGTAAAAAGAGCCCTACTAGCAGGCGCTAGTAACTATAAGATAATTTATAGCGGAGTTGGAAAGAGCGATGAAGAGATTAAAGAGGCTTTAAATTTAGATATTTTAATGATAAATTTAGAGAGCTTTGCTGAGATGCAAAGAGTTGAATTAATAGCCAAAGAGTTAGGTAAAAAGGCTAGAATCTCAGTTAGAGTTAATCCAAATGTAGATCCAAAAACTCATCCATATATCTCTACAGGATTACATGAAAATAAATTTGGTGTTAGTATAAATGAAGCTAGGAAAATTTATCTACATGCTCATAGAAGTGATAATCTAGATCCAGTTGGTATTCACTGCCATATTGGAAGTCAGCTAAGCGATATTAGCCCAGTTATTGAAGCAGCAAATATTACTAGCGATCTATTAAGAGAGTTAAGAGCAGCTGATATAAATATTAAATTCTTTGATATAGGTGGCGGTATTGGCATTAGATATAGTGATGAAAATGAGCCAAATTTATATGAATATGCTCAAGGAATTTTAGCAGCACTAAAGGGTCAAGATGTAACCATCGTATGCGAACCAGGTAGATTTATAGTAGGAAATAGCGGAGAATTACTCACTCAAGTATTATATGAAAAAACTAATGGTGATAAGCGTTTTGTAATTGTCGATGCGGCTATGAATGATCTTCTTCGACCAAGTTTATATGAGGCTTATCATGAGATAATAGCGTTAAAAGATGGAGATAAAACTAATTGTGATGTAGTAGGCCCAATTTGTGAAAGCGGTGATTTTTTAGGTAAAAATATAGAGTTGCCAAAGCTAGAACATGGTGATATGTTAATA is a genomic window of Campylobacter devanensis containing:
- a CDS encoding glycosyltransferase, which gives rise to MKIMLVISALRNGGAERVVELLSHELSKNYEIETIYFEENQNHYKISGKLTHLDIYNQKGWLSKFSKFLKIRSYIKSAKPDIIITFMDQTNINVLIATAFMGKKIIATEHVSYDLLSSQIWRKIRNFSYRFCDALVVLSKRDKDYYSFVKHCEIIYNPLFMVENLAKISSNLGVNLAKKDKLILSVGRLEAVKGYELYLNALALVDKNLLKDYKIAIAGEGSQRQNLENLAKNLNLNIEFLGHIKSVETLYQRAEILVLPSLSEAFGNVLNEAAAYKVARISTPTAGAMEILSHRKDALIAKDFSPKALSECISEVLSDPNLKENLVKNINLTKFTPQNIISQWSELIGKLKGK
- a CDS encoding glycosyltransferase; its protein translation is MKIGFVISTLGFGGAERVLSILANNLSSKHEITIFKFDSKAPFYEIDEQVRVVSLSLQNSGILGNLKRVISKIFVLRKIFKSGEFDLIISFMDSTNLLCLIANLGLKQRLIISEHSEHSFLSLKWRVAKRLLYPFCDALSLLSKNDYEYYKYVKNRAVIYNPFFGEVGADFDESKKENLIIFVGRLESVKGCDIFLNSLKFCNIGDFSVEICGDGSEFEKFKSEFKSDRVKFKGSVSDISSYYKRAKIIVSSSRSEGLGNVLIEACFYKVARIATPTVGACELIEDGKNGLISSDFTPQSLAKKLNLAIQDENLRAKIAQNGYKNRASFMPQNITQEWLNLINRVLK
- a CDS encoding MATE family efflux transporter, whose product is MYLNLLTTIIVFALQTAINFFLTPYILRVLGDEAYGFLALANSLVNYGFILTLVINSVASRFIASSYHKGNFARASKFYSSVIVANLIFSLIVALVSFVFLVKIQSIINISQALLSDVRATMAIYFINFSIGLFNALFSVHAFIKNQMYLISIRNAISTAIYAGCVLGLFWAFEAMIYYTAIAALISSIFVFFSALFLNHKFGLNLHFNSKLFRTKFVYVLARSGLFNSLNMLSQVLISGASLLLVNIFISAFSMGILALSRSVTMIIESFVVTTAVAWNPRLVALHAGAKPLKDEVILAIKSVSFVSLPLIATFGILADEFYTLWLPFKSKEEIEFIYELVLISLVPSIIFASSRPLISINLITDKLKKPALVTLFMAVCVFCIQLIGLSFFEFGLKEIAIVITIGITLKISLFDIANAGANLGLKLSTFYPIYIKCLAVFALITGIIYPISNMLSVTNWLEFLLCCTLMSGLGYLVGFVMIFNLAQRAIFIAKIRGRF
- the lysA gene encoding diaminopimelate decarboxylase; amino-acid sequence: MDYLELAHKYQTPLYVYDFDHITTQYERLKKEFNARKSLICYAVKANSNLSLLKHIAALGSGFDCVSIGEVKRALLAGASNYKIIYSGVGKSDEEIKEALNLDILMINLESFAEMQRVELIAKELGKKARISVRVNPNVDPKTHPYISTGLHENKFGVSINEARKIYLHAHRSDNLDPVGIHCHIGSQLSDISPVIEAANITSDLLRELRAADINIKFFDIGGGIGIRYSDENEPNLYEYAQGILAALKGQDVTIVCEPGRFIVGNSGELLTQVLYEKTNGDKRFVIVDAAMNDLLRPSLYEAYHEIIALKDGDKTNCDVVGPICESGDFLGKNIELPKLEHGDMLIIKSAGAYGYSMSSNYNTRGRAAQVAIEGGKDRLIGKRESFEDMIQNEREFI